A single Pseudomonadota bacterium DNA region contains:
- a CDS encoding SprT-like domain-containing protein produces MFDSAQDLKLKQIWTSQLYREYDSICWNYRVKLVKPILELVEARSFLGKWDAGLRTIKVSVNLIRNRSWDQVVNILKHEMAHQIVSDLFKSDQAHGEMFQRACEMIGVPVLFRGARADLAANDNESEAGFDSPGHNHKMLNKVRKLLALARSGNEHEAFAATRKVNEIIARYNLRRVGQDEDSSYNYRVINHRKKRIENYQRLICSILSDFFFVEIIFAGQYDAALCRTNKVINLLGTEENVLIAEYIYYFLFNNLPLLWEKHALETKEPVSRKRSYWLGVLSGFREKLAGFEPPADVLARKNGKENLPITVSAVVCAGDSGLQDFKRMLFPRLFTRRGRPSNVFGNSYQAGITAGRELNVSRAIAKREGFLGNLLVCDS; encoded by the coding sequence ATGTTCGATAGTGCGCAGGACCTTAAATTAAAACAGATCTGGACCAGCCAGCTCTATCGTGAATATGACTCGATCTGCTGGAATTACCGGGTGAAACTGGTCAAGCCGATCCTGGAACTGGTCGAGGCCAGGTCTTTTTTGGGGAAATGGGATGCAGGGCTGCGCACCATTAAGGTTTCGGTCAATCTGATCCGGAATCGTTCCTGGGATCAGGTCGTTAATATCCTTAAGCACGAGATGGCCCACCAGATTGTTTCTGATCTTTTCAAGTCTGATCAGGCCCATGGGGAGATGTTCCAACGGGCCTGCGAGATGATCGGGGTGCCTGTTCTGTTTCGCGGGGCCAGGGCGGATCTGGCTGCTAATGATAATGAGTCGGAAGCAGGTTTTGATTCTCCGGGGCATAATCACAAAATGCTCAACAAGGTGCGAAAACTATTGGCTCTGGCCAGGTCCGGCAATGAGCATGAGGCCTTTGCCGCGACCCGCAAGGTCAATGAAATAATTGCACGGTATAATCTCAGGCGGGTCGGGCAGGACGAAGATTCATCTTATAACTATCGGGTGATTAATCATCGGAAAAAACGTATTGAAAATTACCAGCGTTTAATCTGTTCGATTCTTTCTGATTTCTTCTTTGTGGAAATTATTTTTGCCGGTCAATACGATGCTGCCTTGTGTCGGACAAACAAGGTCATTAATCTTTTGGGCACGGAAGAAAATGTCTTGATTGCCGAGTATATCTATTATTTTCTGTTTAACAATCTTCCCCTGTTATGGGAAAAGCATGCACTCGAAACAAAAGAACCTGTTTCCCGGAAACGTTCATACTGGTTGGGGGTCCTCAGTGGCTTTCGGGAAAAATTGGCCGGATTTGAACCGCCGGCGGATGTGCTAGCCCGGAAGAATGGCAAGGAAAATCTGCCGATTACGGTCAGCGCTGTGGTCTGCGCCGGGGACAGTGGGTTGCAGGATTTCAAGAGGATGCTTTTTCCGCGTCTTTTTACCCGTCGGGGTAGACCATCAAATGTTTTTGGTAATTCTTACCAGGCCGGGATAACGGCTGGCCGCGAGCTTAATGTCAGTCGGGCGATTGCCAAACGGGAAGGCTTCTTGGGTAATTTGCTGGTTTGTGATAGTTGA
- a CDS encoding EAL domain-containing protein yields the protein MLSHLFSISTASIIVVVAATILLTYSLFFPVRILCREEHTLSFWWKILGLFVLFFICSFMAFGYMLIIRAVSTTELLMSLILLSGSIFVFLVVRLSMMSIEGIKKSAAKEQHRALHDDLTGLPNRLLLNDRIDHGILVAERHQESMAIVMLDLNRFKEINDALGHFYGDYVLQEIAARLRETVRKSDTVARFGGDEFAIVLPNSDLEQAIAICQKISASIEEPILIEGHNVSVGMSAGISTFPEHARDSETLLQHADVAMYEAKRNDITFVVYSHDQNNDTWKRLVLIGELRNAIRNKQLTLHYQPKINFIGGHLCGVEALVRWEHPEKGTLGPDTFIELSEQTGMINDLTYWVLNNSLEQCAIWHKEGLKINISVNLSIKNLQDNKFPDTVQSLLKTWQIKPKYLTLEITETSMMIDPKRVNKSIEKLHEIGVKIAIDDYGAGYSSLSYLRNFPAIEVKIDKSFIMNMLTNEEDAIIVNSTIDLAHNMGMQVVAEGVESIDVSNSLEKQGCDIIQGFHICKPLPVAEFNDWFKNSLWKNPRAYRSN from the coding sequence ATGCTTAGTCATCTTTTCAGTATATCAACAGCTTCAATTATCGTTGTTGTTGCCGCAACTATCTTATTGACCTATTCGCTTTTCTTCCCGGTAAGAATCCTCTGCCGGGAAGAACATACCCTCAGTTTCTGGTGGAAGATACTTGGCCTTTTTGTCTTGTTTTTCATCTGCAGTTTTATGGCCTTCGGATATATGCTGATCATCAGAGCAGTATCAACCACAGAACTGCTGATGTCCCTCATTCTACTGAGCGGCAGCATTTTCGTCTTCCTCGTCGTCCGGTTAAGCATGATGTCCATCGAAGGCATAAAAAAATCAGCCGCCAAAGAACAACACCGGGCCCTTCACGATGACCTTACAGGTTTACCCAACCGTCTGCTCCTAAATGACCGCATTGACCATGGAATTCTTGTGGCGGAAAGACACCAGGAGTCCATGGCGATTGTGATGCTGGACCTTAATCGCTTCAAAGAAATTAATGACGCCCTGGGCCATTTCTATGGTGATTATGTTTTACAGGAAATTGCGGCACGGCTTCGGGAAACAGTCAGAAAATCAGACACGGTGGCCCGATTCGGCGGTGATGAATTTGCGATAGTTTTACCGAACTCCGACCTGGAACAGGCCATCGCAATTTGTCAAAAGATCTCCGCTTCGATTGAAGAACCGATCCTGATCGAGGGACATAATGTCAGCGTTGGCATGAGCGCAGGGATCTCCACCTTTCCGGAACACGCCAGAGACTCCGAAACACTGCTGCAACACGCCGATGTTGCCATGTATGAGGCCAAACGCAACGATATAACCTTTGTTGTTTACAGTCACGACCAGAACAATGACACCTGGAAACGGCTGGTATTAATTGGTGAACTACGAAACGCCATCCGGAATAAGCAATTAACCCTGCATTATCAACCCAAAATAAATTTTATTGGCGGCCACCTTTGCGGAGTAGAAGCCCTGGTAAGATGGGAACACCCGGAGAAAGGGACCCTCGGGCCGGACACCTTTATTGAACTCTCTGAACAGACCGGCATGATAAATGATCTTACCTACTGGGTCCTGAATAATTCTTTAGAACAATGCGCAATCTGGCACAAAGAAGGGCTAAAAATAAATATCTCGGTAAATCTCTCGATCAAAAATCTGCAAGATAATAAATTTCCGGACACCGTCCAGAGTCTTTTAAAAACATGGCAGATAAAACCAAAATATTTAACTCTGGAGATCACCGAAACCAGTATGATGATCGATCCGAAAAGGGTAAATAAATCCATCGAGAAACTGCACGAGATCGGAGTCAAGATAGCTATTGATGACTACGGTGCCGGGTACTCATCCCTCTCATACCTGCGTAATTTCCCGGCCATTGAGGTTAAGATCGACAAGTCATTTATCATGAATATGCTTACCAACGAAGAAGATGCCATCATAGTAAACTCCACGATAGATCTGGCCCACAATATGGGAATGCAGGTAGTAGCCGAAGGGGTTGAAAGCATAGACGTTTCAAATTCCCTTGAAAAACAGGGGTGCGACATAATACAAGGATTTCATATATGCAAACCGTTGCCGGTCGCTGAATTCAATGATTGGTTTAAAAATTCTTTATGGAAAAATCCCCGCGCCTATCGCTCCAATTAA
- a CDS encoding PilZ domain-containing protein: protein MMNGKEIVERRRFRRFLVKPGAFAVFCRSTVIPARIIDISRGGMAFCYVDEQGCLNDLCELDIMYGETDFYLDRISFETVTDCVINGVTSPPVLNQRGVKFVDLSQKQISMLNHFIYKNTLV, encoded by the coding sequence ATGATGAACGGAAAAGAAATTGTTGAAAGGAGAAGATTCAGGAGATTTTTGGTTAAGCCGGGAGCTTTTGCGGTATTCTGTCGCAGTACGGTGATTCCCGCCCGGATTATTGATATCAGCCGGGGAGGTATGGCTTTTTGTTACGTTGATGAGCAGGGCTGTCTTAATGATCTGTGTGAGCTTGATATAATGTATGGGGAAACCGACTTTTATCTTGACCGGATATCTTTTGAGACGGTGACTGATTGTGTAATTAACGGTGTTACTTCTCCTCCTGTCTTGAACCAGCGTGGAGTCAAATTTGTCGATCTTTCCCAAAAACAGATTTCAATGCTTAATCATTTTATATATAAAAACACATTGGTTTGA